Genomic segment of Euzebyales bacterium:
GGCGACCGCCGTGCACGCACGCGCTCCCGGCGCATCGTCGTGCGGTCCATCGCGGTGCTGATGGCGCTCGTCGTGGTCGGTGCGCTCGTGCTGGGCGGCGGGTGGCTGCTGCTGTCGCGCTCCTACTTCGTCGGGGAGCACGAGGGCATGGTCGCGATCTACCGCGGCATCCCACAGGAGTTCGCCGGCGTGACGGCGGCCCGCGTCGTACCCACCGAGATCACCACGACACCGGTGTCGGCGTTCCCCGAGTTCCGCCAGCAGGCGATCACGGAGGGTCTGACCGCGCAGAGCCTGACGGACGCACAGCACATCGTGGAGGACCTGCAGGAGCAGGCGCGCGACGCGCAGCAGCCGGCGCCGGCCATCGGAGAACCGTTGACCGAGCCCACGCAGGGCCCGTGAACGCCGCCGAGACCAAGCTGGAGGCGCGGCGGCGGGCCAACACCGAACTGGGTCTGCTGGTGCTCGCGCTGGTCGTGTGCCTCGTGGCATACGCGCTGGTCGGACTCGCCCGCGAGCCCAAGCTGCCTGCCGGCATGGCCGGTTACGGCGGCGTGCTGGCGGTGCTCGCCGTGGGCACCCACCTGCTGACACGCCGCATCGCGCCCGGGGCTGACCCCCTGCTGTTCCCGCTCGCGTACGTCCTGAACGGCCTCGGCCTGGTCATGATCCGGCGGATCGACTATGCCCTCGCCGCGAGTGACACGTCCGAGCTGGCTCCGTCGCAGACGGTGTGGACCATGGTCGGCGTCGGGCTGCTGATCACGACGTTGCTCGTGATCCGCGACTACGAGTCCCTCGACCGGTACCGCTACAGCATCGGCATCGGCGCGATCGTGCTGCTGCTGATGCCGCTGCTGCCCGTGATCGGCGCCAACATCAACGGCGCCAACCTGTGGATCCGGGTGGCCGGGTTCTCGATCCAGCCCGGTGAGTTCGCCAAGATCGGCCTCGCCGTGTTCTTCGCCAGCTACCTGGCGGAGAACCGGCAGCTGCTGACAGTGGCGACGAACCGGGTCGGGCCGGTGATGGTACCGCCGGCTCGCGCGTTCGGTCCCGTGCTCGCCGTCTGGGTGCTCAGCCTCGCCGTCCTTGTGTTCGAACGTGACCTGGGGCTGTCGCTGCTGTTGTTCGGCCTGTTCATCTGCATGCTGTACGTCGCGACGTCACGCATCGCGTACGTGATCGGCGGGGTCAGCCTGTTCGCACTGGGCGGCTTCATGGCCTACCAGCTGTTCGGACACGTCCGCGATCGGATCGGTATCTGGCTGGACCTGTGGAACAGCGACGCGTTCGGTGCCGGCCAGCTGCAGCAGTCGCTGTTCGCGCTGGGCACCGGTGGCGTGGCCGGCGTCGGGCTTGGTCAGGGGCACCCCGACTTCATCCCGATCGTGTCGACCGACTTCATCTTCAGCGCGTTCGGTGAGGAAGTCGGACTGCTGGGCACGACCGGCCTGCTCCTGTGCTACCTGCTGTTCATCGGACGGGGCTACCGCATCGCGCTGCGATGCCGCCAGGAGTTCGGGCAGCTGCTCGCAATGGGCCTGGTCACCCTGTACGCACTGCAGGTCTTCATCATCGTCGGTGGCGTGACCCGCCTGATCCCCCTCACCGGCCTGACGCTGCCGTTCGTGTCCTATGGCGGATCGTCCCTGCTGGCGAACTACGTGCTGGTCGGGCTGCTCATCCGCGTCTCGGCCACTGAGCT
This window contains:
- a CDS encoding FtsW/RodA/SpoVE family cell cycle protein, whose product is MNAAETKLEARRRANTELGLLVLALVVCLVAYALVGLAREPKLPAGMAGYGGVLAVLAVGTHLLTRRIAPGADPLLFPLAYVLNGLGLVMIRRIDYALAASDTSELAPSQTVWTMVGVGLLITTLLVIRDYESLDRYRYSIGIGAIVLLLMPLLPVIGANINGANLWIRVAGFSIQPGEFAKIGLAVFFASYLAENRQLLTVATNRVGPVMVPPARAFGPVLAVWVLSLAVLVFERDLGLSLLLFGLFICMLYVATSRIAYVIGGVSLFALGGFMAYQLFGHVRDRIGIWLDLWNSDAFGAGQLQQSLFALGTGGVAGVGLGQGHPDFIPIVSTDFIFSAFGEEVGLLGTTGLLLCYLLFIGRGYRIALRCRQEFGQLLAMGLVTLYALQVFIIVGGVTRLIPLTGLTLPFVSYGGSSLLANYVLVGLLIRVSATELGTRGRPLRRRRAAAREDEADDAGKAQA